A stretch of the Diprion similis isolate iyDipSimi1 chromosome 14, iyDipSimi1.1, whole genome shotgun sequence genome encodes the following:
- the LOC124414422 gene encoding uncharacterized protein LOC124414422: MKATIAAELHRPARRNYPRRFVDVRGLDETWQADLVDMTAYSSHNKGYKYLLTIIDIFPKYAWAVPIKFKSRKDVTTAMVSVLTQNRIPKHLHVDQGREFYNSEFKTLMKRLNINIGKQLYRSVYKPRQIKRSNRKRKFKVGDRVRISKYKNVFEKGHTPNWTTEIFTVSEVKNTNPPTYKLTDYQDHSIEGGFYEEELSKVKYPDGYP, encoded by the exons ATGAAGGCGACAATAGCTGCTGAACTTCACAGACCGGCTCGACGCAATTATCCGCGCCGATTCGTAGATGTACGCGGACTCGATGAGACCTGGCAAGCAGATCTCGTTGACATGACCGCATATAGCTCGCACAACAAGGGCTACAAATACCTGCTTACAATCATCGACATATTTCCCAAGTACGCGTGGGCGGTACCGATAAAGTTCAAGAGTAGAAAAGATGTGACTACCGCCATGGTATCCGTACTAACACAAAACCGCATACCTAAGCATCTACACGTCGACCAGGGCAGAGAATTTTACAACAGCGAATTCAAGACACTCATGAAGCGGCTCAATATCAACAT TGGAAAACAACTATATCGAAGCGTTTACAAACCCCGTCAAATCAAGCGGAGTAATCGGAAGCGGAAATTTAAAGTTGGCGATCGAGTCCGGATCAGCAAGTACAAAAATGTATTCGAAAAAGGCCATACGCCCAACtggacgactgaaatattcaccgtgagcgaggtgaaaaataccaaCCCCCCGACGTACAAACTTACCGATTATCAAGATCATTCCATTGAAGGAGGCTTCTACGAGGAAGAACTCAGCAAAGTGAAATATCCCGATGG ctatCCGTAG